A stretch of DNA from Streptococcus sp. NPS 308:
ATCCCAAAAGAAGGGAGGCTAACGAGAAGCTCGATTTGTTCTTTGGGATAGCCCTGATAGTAGTCAAACATAGCTGGTAGAGCACTTGAAATGGAAAAGGAAGTAATCAAAACGAGGGAGAGGGCTAGAATGCTAGCCCGTTCTAAATATTGTTTCATGGATTCTCTTTCTGTTTTTTTCTCTCACTATCATATCTTTTTTTAAAGGATATGGCAAGAAAAGAAGGAGCCCAACTGACATAGGGACTCCGTCCTAATTTCCCTTATAGGAAGACTATTTTCGCTTGATTTGCTTGATCAGGTAGAAGATAAATCCTGCAACCATATAGGCCACAAAGATAGTCAAACACCATTTAATAACCACGTCCCAACCCTTGGCCACATCTAAAAAGAAATAAGGGAAAGGACTAACCTTGGAATTTGGTACAGGTAGTTTCAATACTAAGCCATTAAAAAGGGCAAAAAGCATGTAAACCAAGGGCAAGATGGTCCACAATACTGGATCCCAGATCTTGTATTGACCTTGCTTATCAAATAATAAGGTATCAGCTAGAAACCAAAGAGGAACGATATAGTGACAGAGGAAATTTTCCAAACGGTAAAAATCAGTCGCTATCGGCGCTAGCATAAAATGGTAAATGACACAAGTAATCATGATACTCATGGTAACTCCGCCCTTGAGACGGAGTAGATGCCGACTTTGCCATTTTTCACCAGATTGTCTCATCACATAAAGCAGATAAGCTGTAAAAAGTGTTACCAAGAGATTGGATAGCACTGTATAGTAGAGGAGCATGCCAAAACCACCACGCTTGGTAATCTCTAGGTAAACTCCTGTGAAAGCCGCTAAGAACAAGAGCACACGGCTATAAAAGATAAATTTCAGGTTCATTTTCATGGCTAGATTTTCTTAACAAATTCTGATTTGAGTTTCATAGCTCCAAAACCATCAATCTTACAATCGATGTTGTGGTCGCCTTCTACGATACGGATATTTTTGACACGAGTTCCTTGTTTCAAATCCTTAGGTGCACCTTTTACTTTCAAGTCCTTGATGAGGGTTACAGTATCACCGTCAGCCAATTTATTTCCATTAGCATCGATAGCAACAACACCTTCTTCTACTTCTGCAACTTCAGCAGGATTCCATTCATAGGCACACTCTGGGCAAACCAAGAGACTTCCGTCTTCATAGATATATTCTGAATGACATTTTGGGCAATTTGGTAAGTTGTTCATGGGTTCTCCTTATAACGTTTCACTATTCTTTGAAAATCAAAATTTCTTGAACAGCAACTATTATACCGTAAAATCCTACATTTGACAATGATTCCTAAGGGCTAGCAAATAAAAAAGTCATGCACCTTTTTACAGTTACATGACTTTTAAAAGATGATTGGTCATGGGCACTTATCAAGCACCTCATGATAAAAGGGGTAGCAACTATATCTTACAAACCAGGAGCTTGTCCAAGTTCTGCTGTAAGCATCCAAACTGTTTTCTCAAGTTCAGCCTTAGCCCCAACAAAGATATCGTTTGTAACATCATCACCTTCTTCATCAGTTACATCCAAAGCTTTTTGGAAAAGAGTGATGAGGTAGCGATAAATTGCTAGAACACGTTCCAAGCTTTCTTCAACGTTACGGAATTCTCCTTCTTCTTCTTCGATTTCACTGTGTTGAAGGAACTCTGTCAAAGTTGAGTAAGGTTTGCCACCAAGGGTGATCAAACGTTCGCTGATTTCGTCAAGATAACCATCAAGACTGTCCATGTATTCATCCATTTTTGGATGCCATACGAGGAAACCACGACCACGCATATACCAGTGAACTTGGTGAAGGGCAACGTGAGCCACATACAAGTCCGCTACTGCTTGGTTCAATACTTCCTTTGTTTTTGCCAATGCTACTGGCGCTGTTTTAGATAATGTTGTAACGTCTTTTACTGCTTCTTTTTTCAATTCAACCATATTTCTTACCTCTTTTCATTTTTTTATAACCACTTCACAGTAGCTATAATACAAGTATACTACTACCAGAAAATGATATCAAGGAAAGTGTACTATCTGAGAAAAGTTGCAATAGACTGATAATTTAAGAAAAATATACAGTCTTTTTTTTAAAAAAAGACAGTCTTAGAAGACTGTCTGGAATAATCTAGATTATTTTACAAAGTCAAGCAATGCCAAGAAGCTTTCAGCTTCAAGTGATGCTCCACCAACAAGGGCACCGTCCACATCTGGGCAAGCCATGTATTCTGCAACGTTTTCAGGTTTAACTGAACCACCGTATTGAACACGAACTTTGTCAGCAACTTCTTGACCAAAGTCAGCAGCTACAACGTCACGAACAACTTTACACATTTTTTGTGCGTCGTCTTGTGAAGCTGATTTACCAGTACCGATAGCCCAGATTGGCTCATAAGCGATAACTGATGCAGCAACTTGTTCAGCTGTCAATCCAGCCAATGCAGCAGATACTTGAGCACCTACGAATTCAGCAGCTTTACCAGCTTCGTAAGTTTCAAGTGACTCACCACAACAGATGATTGGAAGCATACCGTTTGCAAAGATTGCTTTTGCTTTTTTGTTGATATCTTCGTCAGTTTCATGGAAGTAGTCACGACGCTCTGAGTGACCGATAACAACGTAGTCAGTACCGATTTCTTTCAAAACTTGTGGGCTAGTTTCACCAGTGAAAGCACCTGCATTTTCAAAGTAGCAGTTTTGAGCAGCAACTTTAAGGTTTGAACCTTTAGCAGCAGCAAGAACAGCTGTCAAATCAACTGCAGGAGCTGCGATACCTGCTTCAACAAGGTCTGATGAAGGAAGTTTTGATGCAACGGCTTCAACGAAAGCTTTTGCTTCTTCTGGATTTTTGTTCATTTTCCAGTTACCAGCGATAAATGGTTTACGTGACATTTCACATACCTCTTTTTTCATTTTATTCACTAATATTCTATCATATTTATAAGGAGCTTGCAAACCTTACTCTAATTTTCAAGATTTTTCAAGCGACTAATTTTGCCACAAATTCATAGCATCGAGGAAATCAGCCGAAGCCTGAACTTGTTTGGGATTGTTAGCCTCTCGCTCTGCTCGTTTGGCCTCTACCTGAGCCACAGACTGGATGCCTTCATGCCGCCAATTCCGAAGGATGGCTTGAATATATTTCCAGTTTGGTTTGCCATTGAGAACGGCTTCTCGAAGAGCTTCCTTGATCAAATCCGCCTTAACCCCGTCTTCTTTGACAGTCTTAGAAAGATCTTCGATTTCAAATGGTGTTAATAAGCGTCCCAATTCCTGCTGAAAAGTTTCAACCAGAGCCTTCAACTGATTCTGCGGATTTGGAGCAGTTGTAGCTGGAGTTTGGCTGTCTAGCAAGCTATCCAAGCGTTCAAAAGCCAAACTAGCATCAAAAATGAGCTCAATTTCCCCATTTAGTTCAATGGTCTGATATTGTAGCAAACCATTTTCAGTCAAGTTTGAAATGGATTGGTTGACATCTGCTACCTCTTTGCCAATAATTTCAGCAATCTGGCTAGGCGAAACATCTCCTAGGGCTGTGGTATTTTGTAAATAGAAAAATTGCCAGACGAGAAAATCTTCGCTGGAAGGAAAGAGTTCCTTAAAATGCAAGAGCAGGGCACTTGGCAAAACCAAGTTCCCTGATTTAAAAGCGTCAAAATATGTCATAATTCCTCTTATAAATATCCAAATGAAGCCGCATCGTCCTCTACCTTTTTCCAGTCAAAGGGAGTTTCCTGATAAACAGCATAGTTAACCCAGTTACTGAAAAAGAGGGCAGCTGATGAAGACCAACAGAGACAGGGCGTCTCATTCACATCATCATTTTTGAAGTAATTTTCCGGAATATGAGGATTAAGTCCTGCCTCATAATCACGAAAATACTCTCTTGCCAAAGTGTCACGATCATACTCCAAATGACCAAAACTATAAATCTCACGCAAATCTCGACTAGCTAGGATAGAAACCCCAACTTCAGGACCTTCTGACAGAATCTCCAGATTGGTCTTATTTAAGATTTCTTCTTTTAAAATCTCAGTATGACGAGAATGAGGAGCTACATAGCGATCATCAAACCCTCTAAAAAGAAGGTGCCCCTCTTTCAAGGTATCTTGTGGATAAATGCCTGATAGTTTCCGATCCATCTGGTGCTTTTCAACGCCATAGCGAACATAAAGACCTGCTTGTGCTCCCCAACAGATATGGAGGGTTGAAAAAACATGCGTCTTGGACCATTCGATTACCTGCTTGAATTCCTCCCAGTAATCTACCTCCTCAAAAGGCAAATGCTCCACTGGTGCTCCTGTGATAATCATTCCATCAAAAAAGTCATCCTTGACCTCTGGAAAGGTCTTATAGAAGGTTTCCATATGTTCGGCACGAGTTGTCTTGGAACGATGTGTTTCCATATATAAGAAATCAATATCTAATTGCAAAGGGGTATTAGCCAAATGCCGTAAGAGTTGCGTTTCTGTTACCATTTTTTGAGGCATGAGATTTAAAATCAAAATCTTCAAGGGGCGAATATCCTGATGAGCAGCCCGTTGGTCGTCCATAACAAAGATATTTTCTGTCCTTAAAATCTCCACAGCTGGTAATTTTTTATCAATTCGAATCGGCATAATACCCTCCTAACAGTTCTCTATTTCGGGAATGATCTTGTCTGTTTGAAAGTAAAAACCTCCAAATACTTCTTCCTTTTATTATACTGTATGAAGATATAGTTTTCAATTATAGTTTTTCTCTAACTAGCTATAGTTAATTTATATAGCAGATGAAGAGAAAACAGCCCCAAGGACTGTTTTTCATTAATAATGCATAAGTACCTTGTAATCGTAGTCTCCGATTTTTTCACGGCCTTTAAGCTCATCCAACTCAATCAAGAAAGCACAACCGGCTACAACTCCACCAAGCCTTTCAATCATCTCAATCGTTGCCTTGACAGTTCCACCTGTTGCCAAGAGATCATCTACGATGAGAACACGTTGGCCTGGCTTGATCGCATCAGCATGCATGGTCAAGGTATCAATACCGTACTCTTTCTCATAGTCAGCAGAAATGACTTCACGTGGCAATTTCCCTGGTTTACGAACAGGAGCAAAGCCAATTCCCAACTCAAAAGCAACAGGACAGCCCACGATAAAGCCGCGAGCCTCTGGGCCCACGATCATGTCGATCTTCTTATCGGTTGCATACTGAACAATTTCACGAACAGCGTAGCTATAAGCATTTCCATCTGCCATCAAAGGGCTGATATCACGGAAGGTAATACCTTCCTTAGGATAATTTTCAATCGTTGCGATATAATCTTTTAAATTCATCTTTTTCTTTCTTTCAAAGTTTTTTACTCTCTATTATAGCATATTTTTTAAGAAAGAAAAAAGGAAAAGTTAACTTCAATAATTATCTAACGATTTGACGATTTATAACTAGCCATAGCAATAAAGCCCAATTTCTGTTTATTCTTAGCAAACATTTTATACATAGTTAAAAACTGCTTTCTATTCTCCTTTTTACAAGCATTTACGCAAATTTTCAAAGTTCCTAGCCAACCTTCGTCATAAATCATACCTGATAATTTCATTAATGTCATTTCACCAGTCAATATTTTCACATCACGATAACCTGATTCTATCATCACCTGTTCCCAACCATCTTGAGTTAAAGGACCTACATTTACATGAATTGCTTGTGACAATTCCTGTCTGACAGACTCTTTAGCTTCCTTAAGAAGCACATCATGTGTCAAAAGAAGACCTTCAGGTTTTAAAACCCTTAGATACTCCATTACACATTTTTTCTTAGCTTGATCGGCTTGCATAGTCAGCATAGCTTCATTTATAACAATATCAAAACTAGCATCTTCATAAGGAAGTTTCATTGCGTTTGCTCTTTCAAATCTGATCAAATGACCAACACCTGCCGTTTCAGCAGATTTTTTAGCCACTTCTAAGGCTTGTCCATCCATATCAACAGCAGTTATCTTACAACCAAAACGCTGTGCCAACTCAATTGCTGTAGTTCCCCTATTGCACGCAACTTCTAGTATTCTCTTTTCTTTTGAAAATCCTCCTTCCGCAATTAACCAATCTGTAGCACGTTTTCCACCTGGACGTAAGCGTTTTTTTCCCAGTTTTGCTAAAAACTTATGACCTGCTTCTGACATTTGAACACCTCTATTTTTTCTTCATTATAACATAAAATTATATTATCTGACAATTCTAATCTATTATTTGATAAACTAGAATCAAAAGTATACAAACTGCCATGACTATAGCATAAATCTATTAATCACCTCTCTAGTTCGAATTCAATTGCTCACGTAGTTTACGCATATAGGTTACGACTACATATTTGTACTTTAGAGTTGCTGGCCTCCTTATCCGCTATATACGCTTTACTATCACGTGCCTATTCGTATAGCCAAGATTTCTCTATCTCTTTCTCTGCCGATTCTTGTTTCCAACGTCAGACTTAAACAGTCTATCCTAATGCCGTTCGATCAGCTACTCACAATAGTCAGGCTTGGGAATCACTTTTGGGTTTACTAGTATATGGTACCCACAGAGGACTTACACCTCAGATGAACGGAATGCCCGTTGTACCTAAAAAACGAGCACTTTTGTACTCGTTTTTTATATATTTATTGATTAAAGTGAGTTCACGTCAACCTTGATACCAACACCTTGAGTAGTTGTGATTGTCAAGCTTGTTACGTAAGTTCCTTTAGCAGTAGCTGGTTTCGCTTTTTGGATTGTTTCGTTGAATGCTTTGAAGTTTTCAACCAACTTGTCAGCTTCAAATGAAACTTTACCGATGATAGCTTGTACGATACCTGCACGGTCTGCACGGTAAGTGATTTTACCACCTTTAGACTCTTCAACTGCTTTAGCAACATCCATTGTTACAGTACCAGTTTTAGGGTTTGGCATCAAGTTACGTGGTCCAAGGACACGTCCAAGACGTCCAACAAGAGCCATCATATCAGGTGTTGCGATAACTACGTCGAAGTCCAACCAACCGTCGTTGATTTTAGCAACAAGGTCATCTTCACCAACGAAGTCTGCACCAGCAGCTTTTGCTTCTTCAGCTTTTGCACCACGTGCAAATACAAGAACGCGAGCTGTTTTACCAGTACCGTTTGGCAATACCATTGCTCCACGGATTTGTTGGTCAGCTTTTTTAACGTCAATGTTCAAGTTGTAAGCAACTTCTACAGTTGCATCAAATTTTGCAAAGTTAGTTTCTTTTGCAAGAGCTACAGCTTCTTCTACGCTGTACGCTTTTGTGCTGTCGATTTTCTCAAGAGCAGCACGAAGTTGTTTGCTTTTTTTAGCCATTTTCTATTCTCCTTGTAAGTGGTTCAATCGATTTTCATCTCCCACGTCACTTCTCGAAATGATGAAGTCTTGCGGGTTATATTGGGATGTTATTGATTAGTCAACAACGTTGAATCCCATAGAACGAGCAGTACCTTCGATCATACGCATTGCAGACTCAAGGTTTGCAGCGTTCAAATCTGGCATCTTAGTTTCTGCAATTTCTTGTACTTGCGCACGAGTAACTGAAGCAACTTTTGTTTTGTTAGGTGTACCTGATCCTTTTTCAACACCTGCAGCTTTCTTCAAAAGAACAGCAGCTGGTGGTGTCTTAGTGATGAAAGTAAATGATTTATCTTCGTATACTGAGATAACAACTGGAATAATCATTCCAGCTTGATCAGCTGTACGAGCGTTGAACTCTTTTGTGAATCCCATGATGTTGATACCAGCTTGACCAAGAGCAGGTCCAACCGGTGGAGCTGGTGTAGCT
This window harbors:
- a CDS encoding Pr6Pr family membrane protein; this encodes MKMNLKFIFYSRVLLFLAAFTGVYLEITKRGGFGMLLYYTVLSNLLVTLFTAYLLYVMRQSGEKWQSRHLLRLKGGVTMSIMITCVIYHFMLAPIATDFYRLENFLCHYIVPLWFLADTLLFDKQGQYKIWDPVLWTILPLVYMLFALFNGLVLKLPVPNSKVSPFPYFFLDVAKGWDVVIKWCLTIFVAYMVAGFIFYLIKQIKRK
- a CDS encoding zinc ribbon domain-containing protein YjdM gives rise to the protein MNNLPNCPKCHSEYIYEDGSLLVCPECAYEWNPAEVAEVEEGVVAIDANGNKLADGDTVTLIKDLKVKGAPKDLKQGTRVKNIRIVEGDHNIDCKIDGFGAMKLKSEFVKKI
- a CDS encoding Dps family protein, with the protein product MVELKKEAVKDVTTLSKTAPVALAKTKEVLNQAVADLYVAHVALHQVHWYMRGRGFLVWHPKMDEYMDSLDGYLDEISERLITLGGKPYSTLTEFLQHSEIEEEEGEFRNVEESLERVLAIYRYLITLFQKALDVTDEEGDDVTNDIFVGAKAELEKTVWMLTAELGQAPGL
- the tpiA gene encoding triose-phosphate isomerase gives rise to the protein MSRKPFIAGNWKMNKNPEEAKAFVEAVASKLPSSDLVEAGIAAPAVDLTAVLAAAKGSNLKVAAQNCYFENAGAFTGETSPQVLKEIGTDYVVIGHSERRDYFHETDEDINKKAKAIFANGMLPIICCGESLETYEAGKAAEFVGAQVSAALAGLTAEQVAASVIAYEPIWAIGTGKSASQDDAQKMCKVVRDVVAADFGQEVADKVRVQYGGSVKPENVAEYMACPDVDGALVGGASLEAESFLALLDFVK
- a CDS encoding DnaD domain-containing protein yields the protein MTYFDAFKSGNLVLPSALLLHFKELFPSSEDFLVWQFFYLQNTTALGDVSPSQIAEIIGKEVADVNQSISNLTENGLLQYQTIELNGEIELIFDASLAFERLDSLLDSQTPATTAPNPQNQLKALVETFQQELGRLLTPFEIEDLSKTVKEDGVKADLIKEALREAVLNGKPNWKYIQAILRNWRHEGIQSVAQVEAKRAEREANNPKQVQASADFLDAMNLWQN
- the metA gene encoding homoserine O-acetyltransferase MetA; this encodes MPIRIDKKLPAVEILRTENIFVMDDQRAAHQDIRPLKILILNLMPQKMVTETQLLRHLANTPLQLDIDFLYMETHRSKTTRAEHMETFYKTFPEVKDDFFDGMIITGAPVEHLPFEEVDYWEEFKQVIEWSKTHVFSTLHICWGAQAGLYVRYGVEKHQMDRKLSGIYPQDTLKEGHLLFRGFDDRYVAPHSRHTEILKEEILNKTNLEILSEGPEVGVSILASRDLREIYSFGHLEYDRDTLAREYFRDYEAGLNPHIPENYFKNDDVNETPCLCWSSSAALFFSNWVNYAVYQETPFDWKKVEDDAASFGYL
- a CDS encoding adenine phosphoribosyltransferase gives rise to the protein MNLKDYIATIENYPKEGITFRDISPLMADGNAYSYAVREIVQYATDKKIDMIVGPEARGFIVGCPVAFELGIGFAPVRKPGKLPREVISADYEKEYGIDTLTMHADAIKPGQRVLIVDDLLATGGTVKATIEMIERLGGVVAGCAFLIELDELKGREKIGDYDYKVLMHY
- a CDS encoding class I SAM-dependent methyltransferase; amino-acid sequence: MSEAGHKFLAKLGKKRLRPGGKRATDWLIAEGGFSKEKRILEVACNRGTTAIELAQRFGCKITAVDMDGQALEVAKKSAETAGVGHLIRFERANAMKLPYEDASFDIVINEAMLTMQADQAKKKCVMEYLRVLKPEGLLLTHDVLLKEAKESVRQELSQAIHVNVGPLTQDGWEQVMIESGYRDVKILTGEMTLMKLSGMIYDEGWLGTLKICVNACKKENRKQFLTMYKMFAKNKQKLGFIAMASYKSSNR
- the rplA gene encoding 50S ribosomal protein L1 is translated as MAKKSKQLRAALEKIDSTKAYSVEEAVALAKETNFAKFDATVEVAYNLNIDVKKADQQIRGAMVLPNGTGKTARVLVFARGAKAEEAKAAGADFVGEDDLVAKINDGWLDFDVVIATPDMMALVGRLGRVLGPRNLMPNPKTGTVTMDVAKAVEESKGGKITYRADRAGIVQAIIGKVSFEADKLVENFKAFNETIQKAKPATAKGTYVTSLTITTTQGVGIKVDVNSL
- the rplK gene encoding 50S ribosomal protein L11, which translates into the protein MAKKVEKLVKLQIPAGKATPAPPVGPALGQAGINIMGFTKEFNARTADQAGMIIPVVISVYEDKSFTFITKTPPAAVLLKKAAGVEKGSGTPNKTKVASVTRAQVQEIAETKMPDLNAANLESAMRMIEGTARSMGFNVVD